The following are encoded in a window of Pseudoalteromonas tetraodonis genomic DNA:
- a CDS encoding TlpA family protein disulfide reductase produces MFKQLIFLLMLSLPLAVNATLKPHSDAISAKRLLSEHDKFAKQYQAFPPTPQDIALMQKLAGKEVLVLLGTWCHDSAREVPRLIKLLDESKVKLSKITFVTVGYDKRDEAGIALAHDLQYTPTFIVKHNGVEVNRVVEKTSDTLAQDLTLGL; encoded by the coding sequence ATGTTTAAACAATTAATTTTTCTTTTAATGTTGAGTTTACCACTGGCAGTGAATGCAACGCTCAAACCACACTCGGACGCTATTTCTGCTAAGCGTTTATTAAGCGAGCACGATAAATTTGCTAAACAATACCAAGCATTTCCGCCCACACCGCAAGACATTGCATTGATGCAAAAACTAGCAGGTAAAGAGGTATTAGTGCTTTTAGGTACGTGGTGTCATGACAGTGCCCGTGAAGTACCTCGATTAATAAAGTTACTCGATGAATCGAAGGTCAAACTCTCGAAAATAACTTTTGTTACAGTCGGTTATGACAAACGTGATGAAGCAGGTATTGCCCTAGCGCATGACTTACAATATACCCCCACTTTTATTGTTAAGCATAACGGGGTTGAAGTTAACCGCGTAGTAGAAAAAACCAGCGACACTCTCGCCCAAGATTTAACCTTAGGCTTATAA
- a CDS encoding DASH family cryptochrome: MKKSILYWLQNDLRIDDNPILNDLSQQQCELDLVFVINPAWFKSNNYQQKPYGVHKQRFLMQSLYELQESVLELGQTLHIIEGDPVEVLTQRINELSINEVVYSQQIGVYEQRQISALKSKCTTLVFKSVMQDTLYQQQQLPFELANLPTGFTPFRKKIEAAEISLATHTFSAARLPPPIILCAKQPIEKPATGNTQLLGGHQAALEHCLNYFSSPLPSSYKITRNELDGFDNSTKFSSWLAFGCISAKQIFCAVDAYEARHGANESTYWIKFELLWREYFKWHAINVKHQLFTFKGKKQSSPLTTFSPNRFAKWCQGSTPYPLVNAIMKELNATGFISNRSRQIVASCLVNELQLDWRYGAAYFEQQLIDYDVASNWGNWQYIAGVGVDPRGGRHFNLQKQTQQYDPHGEYITKWQGNEHCDAQLDDLDAADWPV, from the coding sequence ATAACTACCAACAAAAACCCTATGGTGTCCACAAACAACGCTTTTTAATGCAAAGCCTATATGAGCTACAGGAGTCTGTTTTAGAGCTTGGCCAAACTTTACATATTATTGAAGGCGATCCAGTTGAGGTATTAACACAGCGTATTAATGAGCTTAGCATTAACGAAGTTGTATATAGCCAGCAAATAGGTGTATATGAGCAACGCCAAATTAGTGCTCTTAAGTCAAAATGCACGACTTTGGTATTTAAATCTGTGATGCAAGATACTTTATATCAACAACAGCAACTGCCCTTTGAACTAGCTAATTTACCAACCGGCTTTACACCTTTTAGAAAAAAGATCGAAGCGGCAGAAATTAGTTTAGCCACACATACATTTTCAGCAGCAAGATTGCCTCCACCTATTATACTTTGCGCAAAACAACCGATAGAAAAGCCAGCAACAGGGAATACACAATTACTTGGTGGGCATCAGGCTGCGCTTGAGCACTGCCTCAACTATTTTTCATCCCCACTACCGAGTAGCTATAAAATCACTCGCAATGAGCTAGATGGCTTTGATAACTCAACAAAATTTAGTAGTTGGCTGGCTTTTGGCTGTATTAGTGCCAAGCAAATTTTTTGTGCCGTAGATGCTTATGAAGCGCGCCATGGAGCAAACGAGTCAACTTACTGGATCAAGTTTGAATTGCTCTGGCGTGAGTATTTTAAGTGGCATGCAATTAATGTTAAGCATCAGTTATTTACCTTTAAAGGTAAGAAACAAAGCTCGCCACTTACCACGTTTAGCCCGAATCGTTTTGCTAAATGGTGCCAAGGCAGTACACCTTACCCGTTAGTTAATGCCATTATGAAAGAGCTAAACGCAACAGGCTTTATTAGCAACCGCTCAAGACAAATCGTTGCTAGCTGTTTAGTGAACGAACTACAACTAGACTGGCGCTATGGTGCGGCTTACTTTGAGCAACAGTTAATCGATTACGATGTGGCGTCGAATTGGGGTAATTGGCAATATATTGCTGGAGTTGGTGTCGATCCGCGCGGCGGACGTCACTTTAATTTGCAAAAACAAACTCAGCAATACGATCCGCACGGTGAATATATTACCAAGTGGCAAGGAAATGAGCATTGCGATGCACAATTAGATGACTTAGACGCCGCTGATTGGCCAGTGTAA